The following nucleotide sequence is from Pseudonocardia abyssalis.
CCTGCCCGAGGCGCCGGCCCTGCCCGGAACCGACGCGCTGCCGGCCGCTCCCGAGGCCCCGGCCCTGCCGGAGGCGCCGTCGACCGAGGGCGTCGTCAACATGGGCGGTGGGCTCGAGCAGGTCAACGGCCCGACCCCCGACGGTTTCGGCCAGAACCAGGTCGGCGCACTCGCTGCGGCCGACATGGCGAAGATGATGCTCGAGTTGGCGCAGGGTGCGGCGGCCGGCGAGTCCGTGACGCAGAACCAGCAGATCGGCTGATCCACGCCGGACTCGGCGGCCCGCTGCGCATCGGTGCGCGGCGGGCCGTTGTCCGTTACCCCGCAGGTCATCGACCCGACGACCTCGCTGCACGACAGTTCCTGTCATGACCTCGACGACAGGAGCGCACACCATGACCGACCTCTCCCCCGCCCGCACCTCCGACGCCTTCCTGCGACTGGCCCTGCGGATCGACGCCGCCGCCTCCGGTGCGCTCGGGGTGCTCTCCCTCGCCGCGGCCCCACTGCTCGTCGACGTGCTCGGCCCGCCCGCCCCGGTGCTGGTCGGTGTCGGCGCGTTCCTCGTCGTGTTCGCGGCCGGGCTGCTGGTGCTCGCCTCGCGCCGGTCGATCCCACGACCCGCCGCGTGGACGGTCGTGCTGGGCAACGCCGGCTGGGTCGTCGCCAGCGTCCTCGCCGTCGTGCTGGGTGGGGAGGCACTCACCGGGCTCGGCGTCGCGGTCGTGCTGGTCCAGGCGGTCGCGGTCGCGGTGTTCGCCGACCTGCAGTGGCTGGGCCTGCGGCGGATGCGCTGAGCGTCAGAGGGCGAGCTTGAAGCCCCGGTGCGAGTCGACGAAGCCGAGCCCGGCGTAGAAGCGGTGGGCGTCGGCGCGGGACCGGTCGGTCGTGAGCTGCACGAGCCCGCACCCGCGCCGGCGGGACTCCGCCACCGCCCACTCCACGAGCAGCCGCCCGGCACCGGTGCCCCGCCGGTCGGCACGCACGCGCACCGCCTCGATCTGACCGCGCGACCGCCCGCCCCGGGACAGCCCGGGGATCACGGTCAGCTGCAGGGTCCCGATCACCGGGCCGTCGGCGTCGTCCAGGCAGACGAGCGCCTGGTTCGGGTCGGCGTCGATCGCGTCGAAGGCGGCCTCGTACGGCGCGGGATCGGTGGACTCGCGCGCGGCGCCCAGCGGGTCGTCGCGCAGCAGGGCCACCAGCGCGGGGAGGTCGGCCCGGCGCGCGCGCCGGACCGAGCCCACCCGGGCCGGATCGGGCACGTCAGCGGGGCGTGATCTCGCCCATCGGGCCCCAGCCCTTCACCTGCTCGTCGTCGACGTAGATGATCTGCGGCTGCCGGGCGACCAGGTCGGGGGCCTTCTCGACGAAGTCCGCGAAGTGCTGGGTCTTCGTGTGTGCACCGCCGGCGTCGGCGTCGGTGAAGCACTCGATGGTCACGAAGTCGAGCGGGTCCGTCAGGCCGCGCGACCACTCGAAGAAGACGCAGCCCTCCTCCGCGTTGACCGCGGTCGCGTAGGACTCGGCCAGTGCCAGCCATTCGTCCACCTTCTCGGGGCGGACCGGGAACTTGACGTTGATCAGGATCATGGGGCACATGCTAGTGACGGCCGTCGCTGTTTCACGTGGAACGTCCCGGGATGAGACGCCGTATCGAACTGAGACCGGTGGACCGGCCGCCCGCCTCTACCGTGGCGCGATGGGTGACCAACGCCTCGCCGGACCGGCCGACATCCCCCTGGTCGCCCGGTGGGGTACCGAGCATCCGGCGGCCCCGCTCGTCGTCGCCCTGCACGGCCGCGGCACCAGCGAGCACTCGCTGATCGAGATCTCCCCGTGGCTGCCGCACGGCCCCGTCGCGTACGTCGCGATGCGCGGGCCGCTACAGCTCGGCAGCGGGTACGCGTGGTTCGCCGATCCCGGCGACGGGCCGCCGGACGCCGACGACCTCGCACTGACCTGCACGTGGTTCCTGAACTGGCTCGACACCGAGGGCGACCCCGACCGACCGGTGCTGCTCATCGGCTTCCGCGAGGGCGTCACGTTCGCGGGGGCCCTGATGCTCACCGCGCCGG
It contains:
- a CDS encoding putative quinol monooxygenase, with the protein product MILINVKFPVRPEKVDEWLALAESYATAVNAEEGCVFFEWSRGLTDPLDFVTIECFTDADAGGAHTKTQHFADFVEKAPDLVARQPQIIYVDDEQVKGWGPMGEITPR
- a CDS encoding GNAT family N-acetyltransferase translates to MPDPARVGSVRRARRADLPALVALLRDDPLGAARESTDPAPYEAAFDAIDADPNQALVCLDDADGPVIGTLQLTVIPGLSRGGRSRGQIEAVRVRADRRGTGAGRLLVEWAVAESRRRGCGLVQLTTDRSRADAHRFYAGLGFVDSHRGFKLAL